The following proteins are co-located in the Malus sylvestris chromosome 13, drMalSylv7.2, whole genome shotgun sequence genome:
- the LOC126596340 gene encoding histidine kinase 3-like isoform X3, with the protein MDTLEQNQVHKNDYAPEALEPSPVQEEYAPVIFAQDTVRHIISYDMLTGKEDRQNVLRARESGKGVLTAPFRLLKTNRLGVILTFAVYKRDLPSNATPNERIQATDGYLGGIFHIESLVEKLLQQLASKQTILVNVYDTTNQSHPISMYGSNVSDDGLQHISSLSFGDPLRNHEMRCRFKHKPPWPWLAITTSFGILVIAFLVGYIFHATVNRIAKVEDDFRKMMELKKQAEAADVAKSQFLATVSHEIRTPMNGVLGMLHMLMDTNLDVTQLDYVRTAQGSGKALVSLINEVLDQAKIDSGKLELEAVRFDLRAILDDVLSLFSGKSQEKGVELAVYISDQVPDMLIGDPGRFRQIITNLIGNSIKFTEKGHIFVTVHLVEELIGSIDVETESSSKNTLSGFPVADRRRSWGGFRCFGQDGSTNQFSSSDLINIIVSVEDTGVGIPLEAQSRVFTPFMQVGPSISRTHGGTGIGLSISKCLVGLMKGEIGFVSIPKIGSTFTFTAVFTNVSSNSNELTIQQMNSQSNAASSEFNGMTALVVDQRPVRAKMSRYHIQRLGICVEVVSDLNQGLSSIMSGNTTINMVLVEQEVWDKDSSTSALFVNNLRKIDGQVPPKLFILTNSISSCRISSATSGVSTPTVIMKPLRASMLAASLQRAMGVGNKGNLRNGDLPSLSLRNLLLGRKILIIDDNNVNLRVAAGALKKYGAEVVCADSGKKAISLLTPPHHFDACFMDIQMPEMDGFEATRRIRNMECNISNHIQHGEVSAEDYENIQAWHVPILAMTADVIQATHEECTRCGMDGYVSKPFEAEQLYREVSRFFQSTTTGSLE; encoded by the exons ATGGATACCCTCGAACAAAACCAGGTTCATAAGAATGACTATGCCCCAGAAGCCTTGGAACCATCCCCAGTTCAGGAAGAATATGCTCCTGTTATCTTTGCACAGGATACCGTTAGACACATCATCTCTTACGATATGCTGACCGGGAAG GAAGATCGACAAAACGTGTTGCGTGCTAGAGAATCAGGAAAGGGGGTTCTAACTGCTCCTTTTCGGTTGCTTAAAACAAACCGCCTTGGAGTAATACTGACATTTGCTGTCTACAAAAGAGATCTGCCCTCAAATGCAACTCCAAATGAAAGAATTCAAGCAACTGATGG GTATCTCGGTGGAATCTTTCATATTGAGTCACTTGTGGAGAAGTTACTTCAACAACTTGCTAGCAAGCAAACCATCCTTGTGAACGTGTATGACACTACCAATCAGTCGCATCCAATCAGCATGTACGGTTCAAATGTTTCAGATGATGGATTGCAGCACATAAGCTCCTTAAGTTTTGGAGATCCCTTAAGGAACCATGAGATGCGGTGCAG GTTCAAACATAAGCCACCATGGCCGTGGTTAGCCATTACAACTTCTTTTGGAATCCTTGTGATTGCATTTCTTGTTGGATACATTTTCCATGCAACTGTAAATAGGATTGCCAAAGTGGAGGATGATTTCCGTAAGATGATGGAGCTCAAGAAACAGGCTGAGGCAGCTGATGTTGCCAAATCTCAG TTTCTTGCAACTGTTTCGCACGAGATCAGAACCCCAATGAATGGTGTCCTAG GAATGTTACATATGCTAATGGACACAAATCTGGATGTTACTCAACTAGATTATGTCCGAACTGCCCAGGGAAGTGGAAAAGCTCTTgtctcacttataaatgaggTGTTGGACCAGGCAAAGATTGACTCTGGTAAGCTGGAGCTTGAGGCGGTGCGTTTTGATCTGCGAGCTATTCTGGATGATGTTTTGTCACTCTTTTCAGGGAAGTCTCAAGAAAAAGGAGTAGAG TTGGCAGTATACATCTCAGATCAGGTTCCCGATATGCTTATTGGCGATCCCGGAAGGTTTCGGCAGATTATCACCAATCTCATTGGGAATTCAATCAAA TTCACAGAGAAAGGACACATCTTTGTCACGGTTCATCTTGTCGAGGAGCTGATTGGCTCAATAGATGTTGAGACTGAATCATCATCGAAGAACACCTTGAGCGGTTTCCCTGTAGCAGATAGACGCCGCAGTTGGGGAGGATTTAGGTGTTTTGGTCAAGATGGATCGACAAACCAATTCTCATCCTCTGACCTCATCAATATTATTGTATCTGTTGAGGACACAGGAGTAGGAATCCCTCTAGAAGCACAATCTCGTGTTTTCACTCCTTTTATGCAGGTGGGACCATCCATCTCACGTACACATGGAGGCACAGGAATTGGGCTAAGCATAAGCAAGTGTTTGGTTGGCCTCATGAAAGGGGAAATCGGGTTTGTGAGCATTCCCAAGATTGGTTCCACATTTACATTTACTGCTGTTTTCACCAATGTCAGCTCCAATTCAAACGAGTTAACAATCCAGCAAATGAACAGCCAGTCAAATGCTGCATCCTCAGAATTTAATGGCATGACGGCATTAGTAGTGGACCAAAGACCTGTTAGGGCCAAGATGTCAAGATATCATATCCAACGGCTTGGAATTTGTGTTGAAGTAGTTTCTGATTTGAATCAGGGTTTATCTAGCATAATGTCTGGGAATACCACCATCAATATGGTCCTTGTTGAACAGGAAGTCTGGGACAAAGATTCGAGCACCTCAGCTCTCTTTGTCAATAATTTACGGAAAATTGATGGACAGGTTCCTCCGAAACTGTTCATTCTCACCAATTCTATAAGCTCATGCAGAATAAGTTCTGCAACTTCAGGTGTCTCTACCCCAACTGTCATCATGAAGCCTCTCAGGGCAAGCATGCTTGCTGCCTCACTACAACGAGCCATGGGAGTTGGTAACAAGGGAAATCTCCGGAATGGGGACCTACCAAGTTTGTCTCTCCGCAATCTTCTGCTCGGGAGAAAAATTCTTATTATAGATGATAATAATGTGAATCTCAGAGTAGCTGCTGGTGCTTTGAAGAAGTATGGGGCTGAGGTGGTCTGTGCAGACAGTGGTAAAAAGGCCATCTCACTGCTTACGCCGCCCCACCATTTTGATGCCTGCTTCATGGATATCCAGATGCCAGAGATGGACGG GTTTGAAGCTACAAGGAGAATACGCAACATGGAATGCAATATCAGTAACCATATTCAGCATGGCGAAGTTTCTGCAGAGGATTATGAAAATATTCAAGCATGGCATGTACCCATTCTGGCCATGACTGCAGACGTAATTCAGGCAACCCATGAGGAATGTACAAGGTGCGGAATGGATGGATATGTTTCAAAACCATTCGAAGCTGAACAGCTTTATCGCGAAGTTTCACGTTTTTTCCAATCTACAACAACTGGGAGCTTGGAGTGA
- the LOC126596653 gene encoding nuclear transport factor 2B-like yields the protein MDPDALSKAFVEHYYTLFDANRGALANLYQETSMLTFEGQKIQGSQSIVAKLTSLPFQQCQHSITTVDCQPSGPAGGMLVFVSGNLQLAGEQHALKFSQMFHLMPTQQGSFYVLNDIFRLNYA from the exons ATGGATCCAGACGCACTTTCCAAGGCCTTCGTGGAGCACTACTACACGTTGTTCGACGCCAACCGCGGCGCCTTGGCGAATCTGTACCAGGAAACCTCGATGTTGACCTTCGAAGGTCAGAAGATCCAAGGGTCACAAAGCATCGTGGCCAAGCTCACCAGCCTCCCTTTCCAGCAGTGCCAGCACAGCATCACCACCGTCGATTGCCAGCCCTCTGGCCCCGCCGGCGGCATGCTCGTCTTCGTTAGCGGCAATCTCCAGCTCGCCGGCGAACAGCACGCTCTCAAGTTCAGCCAG ATGTTCCATCTGATGCCGACTCAACAGGGAAGCTTCTACGTGCTCAATGACATTTTCCGGTTGAACTATGCGTGA
- the LOC126596340 gene encoding histidine kinase 3-like isoform X2, with translation MHFVHKTFARYTERTAFERPLTSGVAYAVRVLHLEKEQFEKQQGWTIKRMDTLEQNQVHKNDYAPEALEPSPVQEEYAPVIFAQDTVRHIISYDMLTGKEDRQNVLRARESGKGVLTAPFRLLKTNRLGVILTFAVYKRDLPSNATPNERIQATDGYLGGIFHIESLVEKLLQQLASKQTILVNVYDTTNQSHPISMYGSNVSDDGLQHISSLSFGDPLRNHEMRCRFKHKPPWPWLAITTSFGILVIAFLVGYIFHATVNRIAKVEDDFRKMMELKKQAEAADVAKSQFLATVSHEIRTPMNGVLGMLHMLMDTNLDVTQLDYVRTAQGSGKALVSLINEVLDQAKIDSGKLELEAVRFDLRAILDDVLSLFSGKSQEKGVELAVYISDQVPDMLIGDPGRFRQIITNLIGNSIKFTEKGHIFVTVHLVEELIGSIDVETESSSKNTLSGFPVADRRRSWGGFRCFGQDGSTNQFSSSDLINIIVSVEDTGVGIPLEAQSRVFTPFMQVGPSISRTHGGTGIGLSISKCLVGLMKGEIGFVSIPKIGSTFTFTAVFTNVSSNSNELTIQQMNSQSNAASSEFNGMTALVVDQRPVRAKMSRYHIQRLGICVEVVSDLNQGLSSIMSGNTTINMVLVEQEVWDKDSSTSALFVNNLRKIDGQVPPKLFILTNSISSCRISSATSGVSTPTVIMKPLRASMLAASLQRAMGVGNKGNLRNGDLPSLSLRNLLLGRKILIIDDNNVNLRVAAGALKKYGAEVVCADSGKKAISLLTPPHHFDACFMDIQMPEMDGFEATRRIRNMECNISNHIQHGEVSAEDYENIQAWHVPILAMTADVIQATHEECTRCGMDGYVSKPFEAEQLYREVSRFFQSTTTGSLE, from the exons ATGCATTTCGTTCAT AAAACTTTTGCGCGGTACACTGAAAGAACTGCTTTTGAGAGACCCCTCACAAGTGGCGTGGCATATGCTGTAAGGGTGCTCCACTTGGAAAAGGAACAATTTGAGAAGCAGCAGGGCTGGACTATAAAGAGAATGGATACCCTCGAACAAAACCAGGTTCATAAGAATGACTATGCCCCAGAAGCCTTGGAACCATCCCCAGTTCAGGAAGAATATGCTCCTGTTATCTTTGCACAGGATACCGTTAGACACATCATCTCTTACGATATGCTGACCGGGAAG GAAGATCGACAAAACGTGTTGCGTGCTAGAGAATCAGGAAAGGGGGTTCTAACTGCTCCTTTTCGGTTGCTTAAAACAAACCGCCTTGGAGTAATACTGACATTTGCTGTCTACAAAAGAGATCTGCCCTCAAATGCAACTCCAAATGAAAGAATTCAAGCAACTGATGG GTATCTCGGTGGAATCTTTCATATTGAGTCACTTGTGGAGAAGTTACTTCAACAACTTGCTAGCAAGCAAACCATCCTTGTGAACGTGTATGACACTACCAATCAGTCGCATCCAATCAGCATGTACGGTTCAAATGTTTCAGATGATGGATTGCAGCACATAAGCTCCTTAAGTTTTGGAGATCCCTTAAGGAACCATGAGATGCGGTGCAG GTTCAAACATAAGCCACCATGGCCGTGGTTAGCCATTACAACTTCTTTTGGAATCCTTGTGATTGCATTTCTTGTTGGATACATTTTCCATGCAACTGTAAATAGGATTGCCAAAGTGGAGGATGATTTCCGTAAGATGATGGAGCTCAAGAAACAGGCTGAGGCAGCTGATGTTGCCAAATCTCAG TTTCTTGCAACTGTTTCGCACGAGATCAGAACCCCAATGAATGGTGTCCTAG GAATGTTACATATGCTAATGGACACAAATCTGGATGTTACTCAACTAGATTATGTCCGAACTGCCCAGGGAAGTGGAAAAGCTCTTgtctcacttataaatgaggTGTTGGACCAGGCAAAGATTGACTCTGGTAAGCTGGAGCTTGAGGCGGTGCGTTTTGATCTGCGAGCTATTCTGGATGATGTTTTGTCACTCTTTTCAGGGAAGTCTCAAGAAAAAGGAGTAGAG TTGGCAGTATACATCTCAGATCAGGTTCCCGATATGCTTATTGGCGATCCCGGAAGGTTTCGGCAGATTATCACCAATCTCATTGGGAATTCAATCAAA TTCACAGAGAAAGGACACATCTTTGTCACGGTTCATCTTGTCGAGGAGCTGATTGGCTCAATAGATGTTGAGACTGAATCATCATCGAAGAACACCTTGAGCGGTTTCCCTGTAGCAGATAGACGCCGCAGTTGGGGAGGATTTAGGTGTTTTGGTCAAGATGGATCGACAAACCAATTCTCATCCTCTGACCTCATCAATATTATTGTATCTGTTGAGGACACAGGAGTAGGAATCCCTCTAGAAGCACAATCTCGTGTTTTCACTCCTTTTATGCAGGTGGGACCATCCATCTCACGTACACATGGAGGCACAGGAATTGGGCTAAGCATAAGCAAGTGTTTGGTTGGCCTCATGAAAGGGGAAATCGGGTTTGTGAGCATTCCCAAGATTGGTTCCACATTTACATTTACTGCTGTTTTCACCAATGTCAGCTCCAATTCAAACGAGTTAACAATCCAGCAAATGAACAGCCAGTCAAATGCTGCATCCTCAGAATTTAATGGCATGACGGCATTAGTAGTGGACCAAAGACCTGTTAGGGCCAAGATGTCAAGATATCATATCCAACGGCTTGGAATTTGTGTTGAAGTAGTTTCTGATTTGAATCAGGGTTTATCTAGCATAATGTCTGGGAATACCACCATCAATATGGTCCTTGTTGAACAGGAAGTCTGGGACAAAGATTCGAGCACCTCAGCTCTCTTTGTCAATAATTTACGGAAAATTGATGGACAGGTTCCTCCGAAACTGTTCATTCTCACCAATTCTATAAGCTCATGCAGAATAAGTTCTGCAACTTCAGGTGTCTCTACCCCAACTGTCATCATGAAGCCTCTCAGGGCAAGCATGCTTGCTGCCTCACTACAACGAGCCATGGGAGTTGGTAACAAGGGAAATCTCCGGAATGGGGACCTACCAAGTTTGTCTCTCCGCAATCTTCTGCTCGGGAGAAAAATTCTTATTATAGATGATAATAATGTGAATCTCAGAGTAGCTGCTGGTGCTTTGAAGAAGTATGGGGCTGAGGTGGTCTGTGCAGACAGTGGTAAAAAGGCCATCTCACTGCTTACGCCGCCCCACCATTTTGATGCCTGCTTCATGGATATCCAGATGCCAGAGATGGACGG GTTTGAAGCTACAAGGAGAATACGCAACATGGAATGCAATATCAGTAACCATATTCAGCATGGCGAAGTTTCTGCAGAGGATTATGAAAATATTCAAGCATGGCATGTACCCATTCTGGCCATGACTGCAGACGTAATTCAGGCAACCCATGAGGAATGTACAAGGTGCGGAATGGATGGATATGTTTCAAAACCATTCGAAGCTGAACAGCTTTATCGCGAAGTTTCACGTTTTTTCCAATCTACAACAACTGGGAGCTTGGAGTGA
- the LOC126596340 gene encoding histidine kinase 3-like isoform X1 — MSVFHVFGFGLKVGHLLWMLCCWIVSVISMNWYLTGGIVTDTKAGLLGEAANMCLKWWEKIPMNICKIRYHYYQYIGSKRVRKRWWKGLLFTWVVGWTIGSLWILWYMSSQASEKRKETLASMCDERARMLQDQFNVSMNHIQAMSILISTFHHGKYPSAIDQKTFARYTERTAFERPLTSGVAYAVRVLHLEKEQFEKQQGWTIKRMDTLEQNQVHKNDYAPEALEPSPVQEEYAPVIFAQDTVRHIISYDMLTGKEDRQNVLRARESGKGVLTAPFRLLKTNRLGVILTFAVYKRDLPSNATPNERIQATDGYLGGIFHIESLVEKLLQQLASKQTILVNVYDTTNQSHPISMYGSNVSDDGLQHISSLSFGDPLRNHEMRCRFKHKPPWPWLAITTSFGILVIAFLVGYIFHATVNRIAKVEDDFRKMMELKKQAEAADVAKSQFLATVSHEIRTPMNGVLGMLHMLMDTNLDVTQLDYVRTAQGSGKALVSLINEVLDQAKIDSGKLELEAVRFDLRAILDDVLSLFSGKSQEKGVELAVYISDQVPDMLIGDPGRFRQIITNLIGNSIKFTEKGHIFVTVHLVEELIGSIDVETESSSKNTLSGFPVADRRRSWGGFRCFGQDGSTNQFSSSDLINIIVSVEDTGVGIPLEAQSRVFTPFMQVGPSISRTHGGTGIGLSISKCLVGLMKGEIGFVSIPKIGSTFTFTAVFTNVSSNSNELTIQQMNSQSNAASSEFNGMTALVVDQRPVRAKMSRYHIQRLGICVEVVSDLNQGLSSIMSGNTTINMVLVEQEVWDKDSSTSALFVNNLRKIDGQVPPKLFILTNSISSCRISSATSGVSTPTVIMKPLRASMLAASLQRAMGVGNKGNLRNGDLPSLSLRNLLLGRKILIIDDNNVNLRVAAGALKKYGAEVVCADSGKKAISLLTPPHHFDACFMDIQMPEMDGFEATRRIRNMECNISNHIQHGEVSAEDYENIQAWHVPILAMTADVIQATHEECTRCGMDGYVSKPFEAEQLYREVSRFFQSTTTGSLE; from the exons ATGAGTGTTTTCCATGTATTTGGGTTCGGTTTAAAGGTGGGGCATCTGCTTTGGATGCTATGTTGCTGGATTGTATCTGTAATTTCCATGAACTGGTACCTCACTGGTGGGATTGTGACAGACACCAAGGCAGGATTGCTTGGTGAAGCTGCCAATATGTGCCTCAAATGGTGGGAGAAAATCCCAATGAACATCTGCAAGATCCGCTACCATTACTACCAGTATATCGGGTCGAAGAGAGTCCGAAAAAGGTGGTGGAAGGGGCTTTTGTTTACGTGGGTGGTTGGATGGACAATTGGGAGCCTCTGGATCTTGTGGTACATGAGCTCACAGGCTAGTGAGAAGAGGAAGGAGACTCTTGCAAGTATGTGTGATGAGAGGGCTAGGATGTTGCAGGATCAGTTTAATGTCAGCATGAACCATATTCAGGCCATGTCGATACTGATCTCGACATTCCACCACGGGAAGTACCCGTCTGCCATTGATCAG AAAACTTTTGCGCGGTACACTGAAAGAACTGCTTTTGAGAGACCCCTCACAAGTGGCGTGGCATATGCTGTAAGGGTGCTCCACTTGGAAAAGGAACAATTTGAGAAGCAGCAGGGCTGGACTATAAAGAGAATGGATACCCTCGAACAAAACCAGGTTCATAAGAATGACTATGCCCCAGAAGCCTTGGAACCATCCCCAGTTCAGGAAGAATATGCTCCTGTTATCTTTGCACAGGATACCGTTAGACACATCATCTCTTACGATATGCTGACCGGGAAG GAAGATCGACAAAACGTGTTGCGTGCTAGAGAATCAGGAAAGGGGGTTCTAACTGCTCCTTTTCGGTTGCTTAAAACAAACCGCCTTGGAGTAATACTGACATTTGCTGTCTACAAAAGAGATCTGCCCTCAAATGCAACTCCAAATGAAAGAATTCAAGCAACTGATGG GTATCTCGGTGGAATCTTTCATATTGAGTCACTTGTGGAGAAGTTACTTCAACAACTTGCTAGCAAGCAAACCATCCTTGTGAACGTGTATGACACTACCAATCAGTCGCATCCAATCAGCATGTACGGTTCAAATGTTTCAGATGATGGATTGCAGCACATAAGCTCCTTAAGTTTTGGAGATCCCTTAAGGAACCATGAGATGCGGTGCAG GTTCAAACATAAGCCACCATGGCCGTGGTTAGCCATTACAACTTCTTTTGGAATCCTTGTGATTGCATTTCTTGTTGGATACATTTTCCATGCAACTGTAAATAGGATTGCCAAAGTGGAGGATGATTTCCGTAAGATGATGGAGCTCAAGAAACAGGCTGAGGCAGCTGATGTTGCCAAATCTCAG TTTCTTGCAACTGTTTCGCACGAGATCAGAACCCCAATGAATGGTGTCCTAG GAATGTTACATATGCTAATGGACACAAATCTGGATGTTACTCAACTAGATTATGTCCGAACTGCCCAGGGAAGTGGAAAAGCTCTTgtctcacttataaatgaggTGTTGGACCAGGCAAAGATTGACTCTGGTAAGCTGGAGCTTGAGGCGGTGCGTTTTGATCTGCGAGCTATTCTGGATGATGTTTTGTCACTCTTTTCAGGGAAGTCTCAAGAAAAAGGAGTAGAG TTGGCAGTATACATCTCAGATCAGGTTCCCGATATGCTTATTGGCGATCCCGGAAGGTTTCGGCAGATTATCACCAATCTCATTGGGAATTCAATCAAA TTCACAGAGAAAGGACACATCTTTGTCACGGTTCATCTTGTCGAGGAGCTGATTGGCTCAATAGATGTTGAGACTGAATCATCATCGAAGAACACCTTGAGCGGTTTCCCTGTAGCAGATAGACGCCGCAGTTGGGGAGGATTTAGGTGTTTTGGTCAAGATGGATCGACAAACCAATTCTCATCCTCTGACCTCATCAATATTATTGTATCTGTTGAGGACACAGGAGTAGGAATCCCTCTAGAAGCACAATCTCGTGTTTTCACTCCTTTTATGCAGGTGGGACCATCCATCTCACGTACACATGGAGGCACAGGAATTGGGCTAAGCATAAGCAAGTGTTTGGTTGGCCTCATGAAAGGGGAAATCGGGTTTGTGAGCATTCCCAAGATTGGTTCCACATTTACATTTACTGCTGTTTTCACCAATGTCAGCTCCAATTCAAACGAGTTAACAATCCAGCAAATGAACAGCCAGTCAAATGCTGCATCCTCAGAATTTAATGGCATGACGGCATTAGTAGTGGACCAAAGACCTGTTAGGGCCAAGATGTCAAGATATCATATCCAACGGCTTGGAATTTGTGTTGAAGTAGTTTCTGATTTGAATCAGGGTTTATCTAGCATAATGTCTGGGAATACCACCATCAATATGGTCCTTGTTGAACAGGAAGTCTGGGACAAAGATTCGAGCACCTCAGCTCTCTTTGTCAATAATTTACGGAAAATTGATGGACAGGTTCCTCCGAAACTGTTCATTCTCACCAATTCTATAAGCTCATGCAGAATAAGTTCTGCAACTTCAGGTGTCTCTACCCCAACTGTCATCATGAAGCCTCTCAGGGCAAGCATGCTTGCTGCCTCACTACAACGAGCCATGGGAGTTGGTAACAAGGGAAATCTCCGGAATGGGGACCTACCAAGTTTGTCTCTCCGCAATCTTCTGCTCGGGAGAAAAATTCTTATTATAGATGATAATAATGTGAATCTCAGAGTAGCTGCTGGTGCTTTGAAGAAGTATGGGGCTGAGGTGGTCTGTGCAGACAGTGGTAAAAAGGCCATCTCACTGCTTACGCCGCCCCACCATTTTGATGCCTGCTTCATGGATATCCAGATGCCAGAGATGGACGG GTTTGAAGCTACAAGGAGAATACGCAACATGGAATGCAATATCAGTAACCATATTCAGCATGGCGAAGTTTCTGCAGAGGATTATGAAAATATTCAAGCATGGCATGTACCCATTCTGGCCATGACTGCAGACGTAATTCAGGCAACCCATGAGGAATGTACAAGGTGCGGAATGGATGGATATGTTTCAAAACCATTCGAAGCTGAACAGCTTTATCGCGAAGTTTCACGTTTTTTCCAATCTACAACAACTGGGAGCTTGGAGTGA